The Desulfobulbus propionicus DSM 2032 DNA segment AACCGGTCTCCGGGCTGCGCTGTTATCTCTACTCTCTGGGCGAAGGCGAGGGGCTGAACGCCACCGGGCTCCATGCCGACAGTGACGATCAAAGCATGGTTCATTTTGTGGTACCCGAGGAACGGGCCTATTACACCGTGGCCACCCTGCTCGGCCGCGAGTTCATCAGCGTGGAAAGCGAGGGCCAGGCCACCCTGACCATCGAGCTGGGCACCATGACCGTCACCGTGCGCGACGATAGCCAAATCACCGAGGCCAATCCCGATGGTTTGGTACAGGGGGCAGTGGTGACGCTCTACACCAATGAAGGGACAACCCTGGGCCCGGAACTGAGCACCGGGGCCGACGGCCAGGCCTGCTTCACCCTGCCCGAGGGCAGCTACAAGCTGCGCGTCGGTTATAACGATCAGCAGTTCTGGAGCGGGGTGATCAATACCTACGCCCTGGGCAACACGCCGGTGGAAATGGTCAATGGCTCCGGCGGCCTGCTCAGCCGGCTGCACGATCCCCATCCCTCCCGCTGGCACGGGACGCCACCGCAATACCGGCCACTATTGGCCCTGGCCTCGGAGTCGCTGGCCGGGATGCTGACCACCACGTCAACCCCGGTTACCGCCACGCCCCAGGTGGTCTATTATCTCAACGATCACTTGGGCACAGCGCAACTGCTCGTCGACGCCGCAGGGACCGTGATCTGGCAGGGCGACACCCAGCCCTTTGGCCAGGTGACCGAGGTGATCAACCAGATCGATCACCGATTCCGCTTCCCCGGCCAGATGGTTGATCCTGAGAGCGGGTTGTATTACAACTGGCACAGGTTTTATGATCCTTCCACGGGGAGGTACCTATCCGCTGACCTGATTGGGTTGAATGGGGGGATTAATCTCTTTGCTTATGTTGGTGGCGATCCGGTGAATTTGATCGATTTAGAGGGACTTGCTGGTTGCAAGGTACTGTTTCCCAACATGCCTATTGATACAGGTATGGGTTTTACATCAACAAGTCTTGGAGGTCACGGAGGAATTCTTACCTATGATACCAATGGTACAACTAAGTATTACGAGTATGGGCGTTATCCAGCGAGCCAAGCTGTTGGATCAGGCTTGCCTTCAGATGAAGGCAATGTTCGTCGACTTAGCGTACCCAACCTACAGCTAGATAAAAACGGTCAACCAACCCCTGAGTCACTGGCGGCATTGAAAGAGTTTCTTGAGAAAAAAGCTGGGAAGGATACAGATTCTGAGTTGACTTGTGACGCTAATGCTGATGAGAAAAAAATTCTTGATTATATTGATAAAATTTCCAAAGATCCGAAGCGACCTAAATATAAATGGAATCCATGGAACAGTAATCATTGTCGCGATTTTGCTACACGGGCATATAATTCAGGGCGATAAACATGAAGAAATTGACGCTGTTTCTTTTGCTTTCTCTATCTGTTAGTATAATTTGCTGTGCTTTTTTTGCCTATTTTTGGATAGATAGGTCTATCTCTCTTGACTATCTCCAACAATCTTATGAAACTGAGCGAAGTTCTGTAGCAAATTTACAAAAATTAATTGCTTCGGAATGGAAGGGTTTACCTGAAGGGCAAGTACAAAAAAAACTAGAGCAAGTAGCAGCTAAATCGCCAGAACGTCGCATTGTTGTAAAAAAAGAGGGTTCGATCATTTGGTTCGATCAGGTTCCTTTCAATATCGAGCAAGGAAGACTCGATAGCGTGGGGCCAAGTACTCGTTAACCTGTTATTTAGAGGAGTTCAGGGTAAACCCGATAAGGCGGGCACAGCCCCACCGTGGCCGCCGTTACTCATCTTTCCCCCCTCGCGCGGCGACAAGCCACGGGCAATATTCTCAATCGCCATTCCCCAGGCGTGTAGGTATAGGGGGAGATCTTGAACCTTGAATCGTTCCAGAGAGTCTTCTCTGCATGACCCAACCACTCCGCATAGAACCGCCTGACGTCGCAGACCTTGCCCAAAGCAAGATAACGTCTATACGGTGTGTTGCAACGTACGCAACAAGCAGGCCGGGCTTGTCGATGCCGCACGATAAGGGGACACATTTATTTCCTCGGCCTCCGGCTCCTACCTCAATCAGTCGGTCACCACCTCCAGCACCGGCGAGGCGGCGTA contains these protein-coding regions:
- a CDS encoding RHS repeat-associated core domain-containing protein, yielding MAISDIDPDHPQSLTTDAGGVAEFRLPAGSYTFKATLGETVYQGIGTVLADQTTNVTLNLGASTLAITVRTDETTVLPGVVCSLYTAEGEPLNRSATTDGSGVASFAVEAGTYMVQARYLGYDFTLEAIETPTVLAASLTIPHRDLAVRVFKDQGNGAEPVSGLRCYLYSLGEGEGLNATGLHADSDDQSMVHFVVPEERAYYTVATLLGREFISVESEGQATLTIELGTMTVTVRDDSQITEANPDGLVQGAVVTLYTNEGTTLGPELSTGADGQACFTLPEGSYKLRVGYNDQQFWSGVINTYALGNTPVEMVNGSGGLLSRLHDPHPSRWHGTPPQYRPLLALASESLAGMLTTTSTPVTATPQVVYYLNDHLGTAQLLVDAAGTVIWQGDTQPFGQVTEVINQIDHRFRFPGQMVDPESGLYYNWHRFYDPSTGRYLSADLIGLNGGINLFAYVGGDPVNLIDLEGLAGCKVLFPNMPIDTGMGFTSTSLGGHGGILTYDTNGTTKYYEYGRYPASQAVGSGLPSDEGNVRRLSVPNLQLDKNGQPTPESLAALKEFLEKKAGKDTDSELTCDANADEKKILDYIDKISKDPKRPKYKWNPWNSNHCRDFATRAYNSGR
- a CDS encoding Imm58 family immunity protein → MKKLTLFLLLSLSVSIICCAFFAYFWIDRSISLDYLQQSYETERSSVANLQKLIASEWKGLPEGQVQKKLEQVAAKSPERRIVVKKEGSIIWFDQVPFNIEQGRLDSVGPSTR